The Verrucomicrobiia bacterium genome segment CATCACCGCCCGCCGCAGTGCTGATGCCGCCCAAGGTCGAGGTGGTGCCAATCGCGCCGCTGAAGGGGTTGACCGAAAAGGGCGTGTAGAACGGGGCGTTCTTCAGGTAATTGAAACCCGACGTGCTGCTGCCGGTGTTGACGTCGCCGAACAACGTCGTCACCGCGATGCTCCCGCCGCCGAGCGTCACGATGCGGCCCGTGCCGGTGTTGGCCGTGCCCGCGCCCAAACGGGTGCCGGACCAGCCCACCTGCACTTCGTTGGCGGCCCACAGGTTGATGTTGCCGTTGAAGCCTTGGAGATAGGCGCTGCCGTTCAAATAAATGCCGTAATCACCCGCGCCGGGCGTCGTTCCGGCCGGCAGGGCCGTGCCGGCCGTAAGGTCGAGATTCCAGTGATTGCCCGCCCGTAGCGAAGTGCCGTTGTTGAAGGTGATGTTGTGCCCGGCCGACAGGCTCAACTGCGCGTCCGCCGTCTGGTCGGCCAGGGACCATGCAGTGGTCAGCAGAATGTCGTGGTCGGCCTGCAGCGAGATTTGCGACAGCCCGCCGCTGATCTGGCTGTTCAGTGAATTCACATACGCGGCGTCCAGGGTGATGTCGTAAGGATCGATGCTCAGCGTGCCGCCGGTGAAACCAGCCTGCGCGCCGCCGCTAATGCTGGATGCAATCGGACCCATCTGCGCGGCGGAAAGCTCCACCTGACCACCCTGGCCGCCCTCGGTGCCGCCGCGAATGTCGATGGTCGAGCCCGCCTGGTCGGCAAACGTCTGGCCGGCTTTGACGGTGACAGAGCCGCCCGCACTGGCCCCTGCGGTGTCGCCGTGCGCGCTGATGAGCGAGCCGGCGCCGAGGTTGACGCTGTCGCCGGCCACGAGTTCGATGGTGCCGTTGACGTCGCGGACGGAGTTGGCTTGGATGAGATTGTTTTGGTTCACCACTTTCGCCTGCAAGGCGATGCTGCCGCCATCGGCGATCAGGCGGCCTTCGTTGTCCACCGAACCGGCCGGCAACGTGACTTCGGCGCTGATGCCGCGGCCGTCCGGGCTGGTGGACACGAGCACCGTTTGACCGGCGTAAAGCCCGATCTTGCCGCCGGGCGCGGCAATCGTGCCGTGGTTCTGAATGTCGCTTGCGATCAAAAAGGCCGGCGCGCCGCCCGCGACGTTGATCTGGCCGTAATTGACGATCTGCGCCGTCGGCGGTGGGGTGTCGAACTGCCAGGCGCCGCCGCTGAACACGTCGGGCGCGTGAAGCGGCGCGGTGGTCATCAACAGCCCGTGCGTCGAGATTGCGGCCTGGCCGCCGATGTAAAAGCCCGCGGCATTTTGCAGCACGACGTAGCCGTTGGCGTTCAGGTTGCCGAGAATTTGCGAGGGGTTCGGATCGTTGATCCGGTTCCACACCAACGACGAGGCCGAGGGCTGAACGAATGTGGTCGTTTCGCCGGCGCCGATGTTGAAGCTCTGCCAATTGATGAAGGCATGATCGGAGGTGGTGACCGTCAACTGCGCGCCGAACGTGGCGAATGAGGCCGTGCCCTGGGCGACGGTGCCTCCCTGCGGATTGGCGTGCACCAGGGCGGATGGCCAGCTCAGCAACAGCGTGCCGGCGAGCAGGGCAGGGCGCAGAACGATCCGGAACCGGCACAAGCGCGCGGTGCCGCCGGCGTTGGGAGATATAAATGAAGTGCTCATGAGCAACGTAGCGCGCGGCCGGGTGGCCGGTTCGCCAGAGCGGGATTTTATCATCTCCCGCGAACCGGTTGAATGCCTCCGCGGTGACATTTGGGTGACATCAGAATTGCGCCGTCAGCGCGAAGTTGAAGAACGGCTCGTGGGCGTTGATCGTGCCGGCGTCCAGCAGCGGCAGCGAAAAGAGGAAGCGCGCCTCCCAGTAGGAACCGAGGGAAGCCACCGTCCCAAAGCCTACGCCCCACAAGGCGGTGCGGCCGTCACGGCCCTGCGGATCCAGCAAATAGGTTTCGGCGTAGTCCATGTAAACCGAACCGCGCACGGTCAACGGCAGTTGGCCGGCGACCATGCCGACGACGTGCGGTGGCGTCTTTTGTTCCAAGGACACGTGCCAGCCGGTGTCGCCGAACACCTCGCCTTCGTGATAGCCGCGGACGCTTGCGATGCCGCCCGCGCCAAACTGTTCGTTGCTGATCAACGGTTCGCTGGCCCAGCGACCGTTGGCGCGCAGCGACAGGACCCAGTTGGTGCGCACCACGATGTCGGCGGAGAAATTCGGATCCAGCGTGACCCAGTGACCGGAGGCCTTGGTGGAGCCGGCGATGTTTTGGAGATTGCTCGTGGAGCCGGAGAAGCTGGTGTTGGCGCTCAGGCCCAGGCCAAAACCCAGCGTGGCGCGCGGCACGCGCCACTGGGCGTTGTAGGCCAGCGAAACGGGCAGGTAATCGAGCGACTGACGCGTCTCGGGCACCGGCGAATTCACGGTGCTGACGACCGGCGGATTCTGGTTGCCGTTCGCATCGTAGGTGATTTCCGACAGCACAAAGCTGTTCGTTTTGCCGGAATTCAGCGCGTAGGACTTGAAATCGAGTCCTTCGGAGAAGCTGGAGCTGAACGTTTCCGTGCCGCGCGCGGGCTGGTTGAGGCGGAACCCCAGGGACTCGTTGACGGTGAGGTCCTGTTGCGAGTCGTTGCGCGTGATGCGCCGCACGCCCGGAATGTCCAGCAGCGTGGCGCTCGACAGGTTTTGAACGCCCGTGTCGATCGTGGCGCGACTGGCATACACCGTCAAATCCATCTGCCCCGAGGGCGGCGGCAGCACGAACCGGCGTTCCCCTTCATTGTAACCGAAACTGCCCGGGTTGCTGGCAATGACGTCCGCCACCGCCTCGGGGTTGAACAGCGGCAGCCGGTAAAAGGCGCTGTAGTTGGCGACCAACGGCAGGTCGTAGGTGTTCCACTGGTCGCCCGCCTTCCAGGCCTCCGGCGAGAAACTGTATTGCACGCCGAGCGAGTGCTCGTGCTGCCACAGGTTGTTGTAGGCCGCCGAGGCGTTGACCCGCAAATCCGGCGTGCCCGGCGTGCTCTGGTTGTTCAGCTCCAGCTTGCCGTGCAGCGGGAGGTGATCCTTGACATTGAGCGTCAGTTCGCTGGTGCCGGGATCGAAGCCCGGACCAATCACTGGATAGATCTGGCGATCCTGGTTGGCGTTGGCGCGATTGAGTTCGGATTGAAAGACGAGGCCGTTCAGAATCATGTTCGTGTGCAGGCTCGGCAGCGCGCGCATGACGTTGTTGGAGCTGAAGTAATGGTTGCCCCGGACGTTGATGGTCGCCAGCCGGCCTTCGGTCACGCGCAGGCGGACGCTGGCGTTGGTGAGCTTTTGCTGCGGCAATCCGACTGATGCGGTCACGTAGCCGCGGACGCGATAGGCTTGTTGCAGCTCGGACAGTGCCGCCTGAATGCCGCCCAGGGTGACGTTGGTGCCGAACGCCGCCGGCGCGTTGGTGATCGCCCGGGCGATTTCGGCCGACGACAGCAAGGTGTTGCCCTCAACCAGATACTTTCTCACTTCGAATGCCGGTCCGCTGTTGGTGGCCGTGGCACTGGCGGTGGCCGGGGATGCCGGTGAGCCGGCTGGTTCAGCGGGCGCAGGATTGGCCGCGGTGACTTCGCCCTCCGGCGAAATCACGTAACGCCGGCCGGCCAGCACGATTTGCGGCAGCGCGCCGTGAAACACGTTGAGCGTCACCACGCCGTCGCCCGCGTGCTGCGTGCCGATGACGACGCTCAGGTCCGGATGACCGTGGTCGCGATACACCGTCTGCACTTCGGCCGCCACGCGCACGAGTTCGTCCGGTGCAATGTTGGTGCCGGCGTGGCGGGAAAAGATCGGCGCGAGCAGGTTGGTCGCCGGGGGAATGGTTCCTTCGATGCTGAAGGAACGCACGTTGAATCCGGTGAGCGCGGCCGGTGCGTCAGCTTTGCCGGCGGGCGGGCTGACTGCGGCCGCCGTCGCATCGGCGCCGTGGGCTTGCCCCATGGCCATCAGCCCGGTCAATCCGGGCAACAGGAGCAGGGTTCGGAGATGCGTCCATGAGAACAACACCGAGGGAAGCTGGGTGGCGTGTATTACGGTTCTTTGTCGGCGCCGTGACAAAACGGCAACAACCGCCGCGCCGCGGGCCGGGCGGTGCGGGAATGTCGGCGACAGTTTGCGTTGTTTTTTCCCAACCGTCGCGGGTTTGTAACGCAGACGAACTAGCTCTCTCCGTCACGCGGAGCCAACCGCCAACACCCACATCGCCCATGAGATCTTCCACCCGTGCGCACGAACCCCACCTGGCCTTGCGGGAGAGGGTGGTTCCGCCGGGTGGGGAATGGGCGCCACGTTCAGTGGGCTGGCTCGTGCTCCGTATTCGGGCCGGCGACGGTTACTGGCTCCAGCCGAATCAAAACCTGCCCCTGACGGCTGGCGCGGTCGTGGTGGCCCCGGGTGAGGCGCCGGTGGTTCTGCGCGCCAGTCATTTGAGCCGGCTGGAAGTGCAGTATTTCACCGTTGTGCCGCGGCGCCTGGGCGGTTTGCTGACCTTGACCGAGCAAAACTTTCTGCAAGCCGCCAGCCGGACCGGCGCCTTTCAAATTTTGCCGCCGCACCATCCGGTCGCGTTGCGGATGCAGGAATGCTGCGCGAACGCGGGCCAGCCGCGGCTCGCGGACCGGCTGAAGCTGCTGCAGGTGTTCGTGGAGGCGGTGGGCGACGAGCCGGGTCCGCCGCCATCGGACCAGGGTCCGGCGGAGGCGCGGGAACGGCTGCGCCAATTTCTGGCAGCCACGCCGGCTTCGGAGCTGCTGGAAATGAGCACGCACGAACTCGCGCAGCGAACGCATTGCACCCCGCGGCACCTGAGCCGCATCTTTCGCGAACTCGTGGGCGTGTCGTTTCAGGAGAAGCGCGCCGAGTTGCGGCTGGCAAGGGCGCGCGAGCTGCTCGCCACCAGCGATTCCAAGATTGTGGACGTTGCCTTGGAGAGCGGTTTCAAGTC includes the following:
- a CDS encoding POTRA domain-containing protein — its product is MLFSWTHLRTLLLLPGLTGLMAMGQAHGADATAAAVSPPAGKADAPAALTGFNVRSFSIEGTIPPATNLLAPIFSRHAGTNIAPDELVRVAAEVQTVYRDHGHPDLSVVIGTQHAGDGVVTLNVFHGALPQIVLAGRRYVISPEGEVTAANPAPAEPAGSPASPATASATATNSGPAFEVRKYLVEGNTLLSSAEIARAITNAPAAFGTNVTLGGIQAALSELQQAYRVRGYVTASVGLPQQKLTNASVRLRVTEGRLATINVRGNHYFSSNNVMRALPSLHTNMILNGLVFQSELNRANANQDRQIYPVIGPGFDPGTSELTLNVKDHLPLHGKLELNNQSTPGTPDLRVNASAAYNNLWQHEHSLGVQYSFSPEAWKAGDQWNTYDLPLVANYSAFYRLPLFNPEAVADVIASNPGSFGYNEGERRFVLPPPSGQMDLTVYASRATIDTGVQNLSSATLLDIPGVRRITRNDSQQDLTVNESLGFRLNQPARGTETFSSSFSEGLDFKSYALNSGKTNSFVLSEITYDANGNQNPPVVSTVNSPVPETRQSLDYLPVSLAYNAQWRVPRATLGFGLGLSANTSFSGSTSNLQNIAGSTKASGHWVTLDPNFSADIVVRTNWVLSLRANGRWASEPLISNEQFGAGGIASVRGYHEGEVFGDTGWHVSLEQKTPPHVVGMVAGQLPLTVRGSVYMDYAETYLLDPQGRDGRTALWGVGFGTVASLGSYWEARFLFSLPLLDAGTINAHEPFFNFALTAQF
- a CDS encoding helix-turn-helix transcriptional regulator; its protein translation is MRSSTRAHEPHLALRERVVPPGGEWAPRSVGWLVLRIRAGDGYWLQPNQNLPLTAGAVVVAPGEAPVVLRASHLSRLEVQYFTVVPRRLGGLLTLTEQNFLQAASRTGAFQILPPHHPVALRMQECCANAGQPRLADRLKLLQVFVEAVGDEPGPPPSDQGPAEARERLRQFLAATPASELLEMSTHELAQRTHCTPRHLSRIFRELVGVSFQEKRAELRLARARELLATSDSKIVDVALESGFKSLSLFNLMFSRRFGASPGQWRHRHGRPRAQRGKRAPAPAAAPA